From Musa acuminata AAA Group cultivar baxijiao chromosome BXJ3-8, Cavendish_Baxijiao_AAA, whole genome shotgun sequence, one genomic window encodes:
- the LOC103995384 gene encoding protein ETHYLENE-INSENSITIVE 3-like 1a has product MMGGLLMEGTVNSGCPNYKQIFSSDEKSFCCGSTHPPSMGERTGEKYLSEPPQENFSDAADEESDEDVDIEELERRMWRDRMRLKRLKEQQQNKNKEQVDSAKQRQSQEQARRKTMSRAQDGILKYMLKMMEVCNAQGFVYGIIPEKGKPVSGASDNFRGWWKEKVRFDRNGPAAIAKYQADTAILGSNGEMNSGTAGLHSLQELQDTTLGSLLSALMQHCNPPQRRFPLEKGVAPPWWPTGREEWWLQLEIPKDQGPPPYKKPHDLKKAWKVSVLTAVIKHMSPDIEKIRKLVRQSKGLQDKMTAKESATWLAVIKQEEDFYMKMHPDACFPPLSGSGNTGATSLGSSCIEYDVEGVDDGESMDTVNHKSHAEVNAFDLGSTAKNEKTVITASVKEETKMEFIQKRGAAEPESMQNQRIYTCGNVQCPHSDFRHGFLDRNARNSHQYLCKYQNTIPQGIGSAISGPKMKGNKPPIFSLPFNTQLDPTSLGSGLNSVDISDVGVPYDGQKSINELMSFYDNNVNANKNLNMGGIGMSKMMNSVQPRIQMEDNFPQGTRLGGNVFEEVDNLVQQQQQFLFHEDIMPFEQQFGDQPNGLSGDFSFCPFNMHSMNYSDTLQREMGDPLQKSESLNWFY; this is encoded by the coding sequence ATGATGGGTGGGCTACTAATGGAAGGCACGGTTAATTCTGGATGTCCTAATTACAAGCAAATTTTCTCCTCGGACGAGAAAAGTTTCTGCTGTGGATCCACCCATCCGCCTTCGATGGGTGAACGAACGGGAGAGAAATATCTTAGCGAACCACCACAGGAGAACTTCTCTGATGCTGCTGATGAAGAGAGTGATGAAGATGTTGACATAGAAGAGCTCGAACGTCGTATGTGGAGAGATAGGATGCGGCTGAAGCGCTTAAAGGAACAACAGCAGAACAAAAACAAAGAGCAAGTTGACTCTGCAAAGCAGCGTCAGTCCCAGGAACAAGCCCGCCGAAAGACGATGTCTCGTGCCCAAGATGGGATCCTTAAGTACATGCTAAAGATGATGGAAGTGTGCAATGCCCAGGGCTTTGTTTATGGTATAATTCCAGAGAAAGGAAAGCCTGTAAGTGGTGCCTCTGATAATTTCAGGGGTTGGTGGAAAGAAAAGGTTAGGTTTGACCGGAATGGACCTGCAGCTATCGCCAAGTATCAGGCTGATACTGCCATCCTGGGGTCCAACGGCGAAATGAACTCTGGGACTGCAGGCCTTCATTCGTTGCAGGAGCTTCAGGACACAACACTGGGTTCTCTCTTGTCAGCTCTTATGCAGCACTGCAACCCGCCTCAGCGAAGGTTTCCGCTAGAGAAGGGAGTTGCACCACCATGGTGGCCAACTGGGAGAGAGGAGTGGTGGCTTCAGCTGGAAATACCCAAAGACCAAGGTCCACCACCCTACAAGAAGCCCCATGATCTGAAAAAGGCATGGAAGGTTAGTGTCTTGACTGCCGTAATCAAACATATGTCACCTGACATTGAAAAGATACGTAAGCTTGTTAGGCAGTCGAAGGGCCTCCAAGACAAGATGACTGCGAAAGAGAGCGCGACATGGCTTGCTGTTATCAAGCAGGAGGAGGACTTCTACATGAAGATGCACCCTGATGCATGCTTTCCACCATTGTCTGGTAGTGGCAACACTGGAGCCACCTCCCTTGGTAGCAGCTGCATTGAATATGATGTTGAAGGTGTTGATGATGGTGAGAGCATGGATACAGTAAATCACAAGTCTCATGCTGAAGTGAATGCTTTTGATCTGGGCAGCACCGCAAAGAACGAGAAGACTGTTATAACTGCTTCTGTGAAGGAAGAGACTAAGATGGAATTTATTCAGAAAAGAGGTGCTGCTGAGCCAGAATCAATGCAAAACCAACGAATCTATACCTGTGGTAATGTGCAATGTCCACATAGTGATTTCCGGCATGGCTTTCTGGATAGGAATGCCAGAAACAGTCACCAATACCTCTGTAAGTATCAAAACACTATTCCTCAAGGCATCGGATCAGCAATTAGTGGACCCAAGATGAAAGGGAACAAGCCACCGATTTTCTCTTTGCCATTTAACACCCAACTCGATCCAACTTCACTCGGATCAGGGCTCAATTCCGTTGACATATCTGATGTTGGTGTTCCCTACGATGGTCAGAAATCAATCAATGAGCTGATGAGTTTCTATGACAACAATGTCAATGCTAACAAGAACTTGAATATGGGCGGCATAGGTATGTCGAAAATGATGAATTCTGTTCAACCTAGAATTCAGATGGAAGACAACTTTCCCCAAGGGACTAGATTGGGTGGCAATGTGTTTGAAGAAGTTGACAACTtggtgcagcagcagcagcagttctTATTCCATGAGGACATAATGCCATTTGAGCAGCAATTCGGTGACCAACCCAATGGATTGAGTGGTGATTTCAGCTTTTGTCCTTTCAATATGCATTCCATGAACTATTCTGATACTTTGCAAAGAGAGATGGGGGATCCATTGCAGAAGTCTGAATCATTGAACTGGTTCTACTGA
- the LOC103995383 gene encoding ABSCISIC ACID-INSENSITIVE 5-like protein 2 codes for MGTTMATQGVGGRQQSQVQSLARQGSIYSLTLNEVQSHLGEPLHSMNLDELLRSVFPSEGHQSSGADAGGGHGAQDPRLHREGSVTMPRVLSKKTIDEVWRHIQQGQKEAEEGIRDYGQQSTLGEMTLEAFLSKAGIVTEVADGSRSSEIGNVGFMPRSQWLQQYHQRQHQQAQQSIAGAYGGRQLPQPLAIVDAVYHEGEGANSSPFNPQTPRRKRGPVEDMAKKTVERRQKRMIKNRESAARSRARKQAYTNELENKVSRLEEENQRLRQQRELEAMIHHIPQPEPKHQLRRTSSALF; via the exons ATGGGCACGACAATGGCGACGCAGGGAGTCGGAGGAAGGCAGCAGTCGCAGGTCCAAAGCTTGGCCAGGCAAGGGTCCATCTACAGCCTCACCCTCAACGAGGTCCAGAGCCACTTGGGCGAGCCCCTGCACAGCATGAACCTCGATGAGCTCCTCAGGAGCGTGTTCCCGAGCGAGGGGCACCAGTCCTCGGGAGCTGACGCTGGTGGTGGCCATGGCGCCCAGGACCCGCGCCTTCACCGCGAGGGGAGCGTCACCATGCCGCGTGTTCTGAGCAAGAAGACGATCGACGAGGTGTGGCGGCACATCCAACAAGGGCAGAAGGAGGCCGAGGAGGGCATCAGGGACTACGGACAGCAGTCCACTCTGGGGGAGATGACCCTTGAGGCCTTCTTGTCGAAGGCTGGGATAGTCACAGAGGTAGCTGATGGGAGCCGAAGCAGTGAGATCGGCAACGTAGGTTTCATGCCGAGGTCGCAATGGTTACAGCAGTATCATCAACGCCAACATCAACAGGCGCAACAGAGCATTGCGGGAGCTTATGGTGGTCGGCAGCTGCCCCAACCTTTGGCCATAGTTGATGCAGTGTATCACGAGGGGGAAGGAGCTAATTCATCCCCATTCAATCCGCAGACGCCAAGGAGGAAGAGAGGGCCTGTGGAGGACATGGCGAAGAAGACGGTCGAGAGAAGGCAGAAAAGAATGATCAAGAACCGGGAGTCAGCAGCCCGTTCACGAGCTAGGAAGCAG GCTTACACCAATGAGCTGGAGAATAAGGTTTCCAGACTTGAAGAAGAGAATCAGAGGTTGAGACAGCAAAGG GAGCTAGAAGCTATGATACACCACATCCCCCAGCCCGAGCCGAAGCATCAACTGCGTCGAACAAGTTCAGCCCTTTTCTGA